The DNA segment CCGACATCGAGACCGCGATCCCCTTCTACGAGCGGCTGGCCGGTGGCACGGCGCAGCGGTTCGCACGCGGCGGGGTCCAGGTCGCCGCGATCGGCTCCTTCCTGCTGATGAGCGGCCCCGAGGCCGAACTGGAGATCCTGCGGAAGGTCACCGCGACCATCGCCGTCAAGGACGTGGGCGAGGCGCGTGAGCTGCTCACCGGCCTCGGCGCCCGCATCCTGGTGGAGCCGGTGCCGACACCGGCGGGCAGCAACATGCTCGCGATGCACCCGGACGGATCGCTCTTCGAGTACGTCGACCAGCACGGCTGAGCGCTCAGGCGGGATCGGGACGCATCCTGAAGTCGTAGCGGGCGGGCAGGGGTTCGTCGGTGAGCCGGGCCCACACCCGGTCGAGCGCCTGGGAGCCCTCCCGCAGATCGGCGATCTCGAACCCCGCGTCGAACACGGCCCGCGCCTCGGCGCGGCGGCCCTCCGCGAGCAGCAACTCCGCCTCCAGCAGCCGGAATCGGCCGCGCCGCCGGACGGTCCGCGGCAGCCGTTCCCAGACGCCACGGGCGTCTGCCGTCCGCCCGGTCCGCAGCAGCGCTTCGAGCGTCTCGCGGCCGAGGGCGGCCCGTTCCGCGATCCGGTCCGGGCCCTCGGGGCGTCCCGCGCCGCACAGGTCGCCGAACGCCTCGGCGTACCGCTCGGCGGCCCGCTCGTGGTGGCCGCCGTCCGCGTCGGCGACGGCGAGGGCGCGCAGCAGCGGCCAGCGGGCGGGGGCGAGCCGCAGGGCGCGTTCCCAGCTGCGGACGGCCTGGGCGCGGTCGCCCGCGTGCCACTGGGCGATGCCGAGGTGGTACTCGGTGTGCCAGGTGGCGGGCGCGCTCTCCAGCAGGTCCCGCCAGTGCGGGGCGACGAGCGTGTCGCCGGCCGGCTCGGGGCCGCGCGGGGCGGGCAGGCTGCCGGTGCGCAGCAACTCCCGCCAGGGTTGCTGGGCTTCGCCGAGCGTGGACTCGGGGAAGGGTGTGCCGGCCAGCTTCCCCCCGGTGCGCAGCACTTCGAGCGCTCCCCAGCCGGAGCCGGTGGCGAGGATCTCGCCGGGCTCGGTGTCGGCGTGCGCCCGCCACCGGGTGTACGCCTCCTCGACGCGGGCGCGCGGCAGCGCCGACTCCAGCTTCTCCTCGGCCCGCCGGACCGCGCCCGGCCACTCCCCCGCGGGCGAGCTGTCGAGCGGGCCGTACGCCTCCAGCCAGGACACCTCGCTCTCCGGTTCCAGGCGCACATGCTCCAACTGGGTGCGGGCCAGGCCCGCCTGGATCTCGCAGTAGCCGCCGGTGCCGGGCTCGGTGAGCCACCGCTGCCAGCGGCGGCCGCCCGGGCCGCCGCCCCAGACGAACAGCTTGCGGCCGCGCAGCGCGTCGGTGGAGGTCTGCACCAGCCCGCGCCCGTCCGCGTCCAGCGCGGCGATCCAGCGGCGCCGGCCGTCGGGCACGTCGTAGAAGTAGTCCGC comes from the Streptomyces sp. SUK 48 genome and includes:
- a CDS encoding DUF5107 domain-containing protein; the protein is MVVVTRIRREVLTLPAAELGPDNPLPPLRPLDEVHRIDDRDREDIPRDMARGLGYAPLRSLLPVRLRDGYGRTRAPRRLDALVIENDRLRATVLPGLGGRVASLLHLPTGRELLYRNPVFQPADFALNGAWFSGGIEWNIGATGHTALSCAPVHAARVPAPDGGEMLRLWEWERLRDLPFQVDLWLPDGSDFLHVGVRVRNPHEHPVPAYWWSNTAVPEEVRVLAPAEQAWQFGYERRLRRVPVPSYDGIDRTYPLNSAHAADYFYDVPDGRRRWIAALDADGRGLVQTSTDALRGRKLFVWGGGPGGRRWQRWLTEPGTGGYCEIQAGLARTQLEHVRLEPESEVSWLEAYGPLDSSPAGEWPGAVRRAEEKLESALPRARVEEAYTRWRAHADTEPGEILATGSGWGALEVLRTGGKLAGTPFPESTLGEAQQPWRELLRTGSLPAPRGPEPAGDTLVAPHWRDLLESAPATWHTEYHLGIAQWHAGDRAQAVRSWERALRLAPARWPLLRALAVADADGGHHERAAERYAEAFGDLCGAGRPEGPDRIAERAALGRETLEALLRTGRTADARGVWERLPRTVRRRGRFRLLEAELLLAEGRRAEARAVFDAGFEIADLREGSQALDRVWARLTDEPLPARYDFRMRPDPA
- a CDS encoding glyoxalase, which translates into the protein MEIMGASLRICVADIETAIPFYERLAGGTAQRFARGGVQVAAIGSFLLMSGPEAELEILRKVTATIAVKDVGEARELLTGLGARILVEPVPTPAGSNMLAMHPDGSLFEYVDQHG